A genomic window from Ananas comosus cultivar F153 linkage group 22, ASM154086v1, whole genome shotgun sequence includes:
- the LOC109727063 gene encoding uncharacterized protein LOC109727063 isoform X1, protein MIATIELPPVFIPNYNAPFLECEMIAIIERGPTFLATMKSSLAPIMKRTTELLGIEGTVHYTRTLIDGTKFNSTRNHGTPSKFKLGQELDDWLCVAYRSATSHIYSIYGLKMSHELWGQPRADKRSAHTTAKRESASIQSLENPRLMANSSFG, encoded by the exons ATGATTGCAACAATTGAGCTTCCACCTGTTTTTATCCCAAACTACAATGCACCTTTCCTTGAATGTGAAATGATTGCGATAATTGAGAGGGGCCCGACCTTCTTGGCGACTATGAAGTCATCACTTGCACCCATAATGAAAAGAACTACAGAGCTCCTTGGTATCGAAGGTACAG TGCATTACACTCGGACACTTATTGACGGGACCAAGTTCAACTCAACCCGTAATCATGGGACGCCGTCAAAGTTTAAGCTTGGTCAAG AGTTAGATGATTGGCTTTGTGTTGCATACAGAAGTGCTACTTCCCACATATACAGTATTTATGGTCTAAAAATGTCACATGAATTATGGGGACAACCAAGGGCAGACAAGAGATCTGCGCACACGACAGCCAAAAGGGAGTCCGCTTCGATCCAGAGCCTCGAAAATCCTAGGTTGATGGCCAATTCCTCTTTCGGATAG
- the LOC109727063 gene encoding uncharacterized protein LOC109727063 isoform X2, giving the protein MIATIELPPVFIPNYNAPFLECEMIAIIERGPTFLATMKSSLAPIMKRTTELLGIEVHYTRTLIDGTKFNSTRNHGTPSKFKLGQELDDWLCVAYRSATSHIYSIYGLKMSHELWGQPRADKRSAHTTAKRESASIQSLENPRLMANSSFG; this is encoded by the exons ATGATTGCAACAATTGAGCTTCCACCTGTTTTTATCCCAAACTACAATGCACCTTTCCTTGAATGTGAAATGATTGCGATAATTGAGAGGGGCCCGACCTTCTTGGCGACTATGAAGTCATCACTTGCACCCATAATGAAAAGAACTACAGAGCTCCTTGGTATCGAAG TGCATTACACTCGGACACTTATTGACGGGACCAAGTTCAACTCAACCCGTAATCATGGGACGCCGTCAAAGTTTAAGCTTGGTCAAG AGTTAGATGATTGGCTTTGTGTTGCATACAGAAGTGCTACTTCCCACATATACAGTATTTATGGTCTAAAAATGTCACATGAATTATGGGGACAACCAAGGGCAGACAAGAGATCTGCGCACACGACAGCCAAAAGGGAGTCCGCTTCGATCCAGAGCCTCGAAAATCCTAGGTTGATGGCCAATTCCTCTTTCGGATAG
- the LOC109727063 gene encoding uncharacterized protein LOC109727063 isoform X3 yields the protein MIATIELPPVFIPNYNAPFLECEMIAIIERGPTFLATMKSSLAPIMKRTTELLGIEGTVHYTRTLIDGTKFNSTRNHGTPSKFKLGQDKRSAHTTAKRESASIQSLENPRLMANSSFG from the exons ATGATTGCAACAATTGAGCTTCCACCTGTTTTTATCCCAAACTACAATGCACCTTTCCTTGAATGTGAAATGATTGCGATAATTGAGAGGGGCCCGACCTTCTTGGCGACTATGAAGTCATCACTTGCACCCATAATGAAAAGAACTACAGAGCTCCTTGGTATCGAAGGTACAG TGCATTACACTCGGACACTTATTGACGGGACCAAGTTCAACTCAACCCGTAATCATGGGACGCCGTCAAAGTTTAAGCTTGGTCAAG ACAAGAGATCTGCGCACACGACAGCCAAAAGGGAGTCCGCTTCGATCCAGAGCCTCGAAAATCCTAGGTTGATGGCCAATTCCTCTTTCGGATAG
- the LOC109727063 gene encoding uncharacterized protein LOC109727063 isoform X4: MIATIELPPVFIPNYNAPFLECEMIAIIERGPTFLATMKSSLAPIMKRTTELLGIEGTVHYTRTLIDGTKFNSTRNHGTPSKFKLGQEVLLPTYTVFMV, from the exons ATGATTGCAACAATTGAGCTTCCACCTGTTTTTATCCCAAACTACAATGCACCTTTCCTTGAATGTGAAATGATTGCGATAATTGAGAGGGGCCCGACCTTCTTGGCGACTATGAAGTCATCACTTGCACCCATAATGAAAAGAACTACAGAGCTCCTTGGTATCGAAGGTACAG TGCATTACACTCGGACACTTATTGACGGGACCAAGTTCAACTCAACCCGTAATCATGGGACGCCGTCAAAGTTTAAGCTTGGTCAAG AAGTGCTACTTCCCACATATACAGTATTTATGGTCTAA
- the LOC109727063 gene encoding uncharacterized protein LOC109727063 isoform X5, which yields MIATIELPPVFIPNYNAPFLECEMIAIIERGPTFLATMKSSLAPIMKRTTELLGIEVHYTRTLIDGTKFNSTRNHGTPSKFKLGQEVLLPTYTVFMV from the exons ATGATTGCAACAATTGAGCTTCCACCTGTTTTTATCCCAAACTACAATGCACCTTTCCTTGAATGTGAAATGATTGCGATAATTGAGAGGGGCCCGACCTTCTTGGCGACTATGAAGTCATCACTTGCACCCATAATGAAAAGAACTACAGAGCTCCTTGGTATCGAAG TGCATTACACTCGGACACTTATTGACGGGACCAAGTTCAACTCAACCCGTAATCATGGGACGCCGTCAAAGTTTAAGCTTGGTCAAG AAGTGCTACTTCCCACATATACAGTATTTATGGTCTAA